From a region of the Salvelinus fontinalis isolate EN_2023a chromosome 13, ASM2944872v1, whole genome shotgun sequence genome:
- the LOC129867780 gene encoding uncharacterized protein LOC129867780, with the protein MTDHHLKLNLGKTELLFLPGKDCPFHDLAITVDNSIVSSSQSAKNLGVILDNTLSFSTNIKAVARSCRFMLYNIRRVRPCLTQEAAQVLIQALVISRLDYCNSLLAGLPACAIKPLQLIQNAAARLVFNLPKFSHVTPLLRSLHWLPVEARIRYKTMVLAYGAVRGTAPQYLQALIRPYTQTRALRSSTSGLLASLPLRKYSSRSAQSKLFAALAPQWWNKLPHDARTAESITTFRRHLKPHLFKEYLG; encoded by the coding sequence atgacggatcaccacctcaagctgaacctcggcaagacggagctgctcttcctcccggggaaggactgtccgttccatgatctcgccatcacggttgacaactccattgtgtcctcctcccagagcgctaagaaccttggcgtgatcctggacaacaccctgtcgttctccaccaacatcaaggcggtggcccgttcctgtaggttcatgctctacaacatccgcagagtacgaccctgcctcacacaggaagcggcgcaggtcctaatccaggcacttgtcatctcccgtctggattactgcaactcgctgttggctgggctccctgcctgtgccattaaacccctacaactcatccagaacgccgcagcccgtctggtgttcaaccttcccaagttctctcacgtcaccccgctcctccgctctctccactggcttccagttgaagctcgcatccgctacaagaccatggtgcttgcctacggagctgtgaggggaacggcacctcagtaccttcaggctctgatcaggccctacacccaaacaagggcactgcgttcatccacctctggcctgctcgcctccctaccactgaggaagtacagttcccgctcagcccagtcaaaactgttcgctgctctggcaccccaatggtggaacaaactccctcacgacgccaggacagcggagtcaatcaccaccttccggagacacctgaaaccccacctcttcaaggaatacctaggataa